From a single Kitasatospora azatica KCTC 9699 genomic region:
- a CDS encoding dihydrofolate reductase family protein, which produces MRTLISTAFISLDGVVDSPGGEPGYRNSGWTFKEVEFVPEAFEIKGREQQESTALLLGRVSYEAFSAVWPDMAEFAQYRAMPKYVVSTTLTDDQLVSNWGETKILRSLDEVSALKETEGGPIIVHGSASLNHALSDAGLIDRYHLLVYPLLLGAGRRLFSTTDKDAQKLKLVEHEVYSNGLQKQVFDVVR; this is translated from the coding sequence ATGCGCACTCTCATCAGCACCGCCTTCATCTCCCTCGACGGCGTCGTGGACTCGCCGGGCGGCGAGCCCGGCTACCGGAACTCCGGCTGGACCTTCAAGGAGGTCGAATTCGTCCCGGAGGCCTTCGAGATCAAGGGGCGCGAGCAGCAGGAGTCCACCGCCCTCCTCCTGGGCCGGGTCAGCTACGAGGCCTTCAGCGCCGTCTGGCCGGACATGGCGGAGTTCGCCCAGTACCGGGCCATGCCGAAGTACGTCGTCTCCACCACCCTCACCGACGACCAGCTGGTCTCGAACTGGGGCGAGACGAAGATCCTCCGCTCGCTCGACGAGGTCTCCGCGCTCAAGGAGACCGAGGGCGGCCCGATCATCGTCCACGGCAGCGCCTCCCTGAACCACGCCCTCTCCGACGCGGGCCTGATCGACCGCTACCACCTGCTCGTCTACCCGCTGCTGCTCGGCGCCGGCAGGCGCCTGTTCAGCACCACCGACAAGGACGCGCAGAAGCTGAAGCTCGTCGAGCACGAGGTCTACTCCAACGGTCTCCAGAAGCAGGTCTTCGACGTCGTCCGCTGA
- a CDS encoding SRPBCC family protein yields the protein MTHPFEIELETVLPASPEQVWEAIATGPGVDSWFMGRNQIEAREGGIAAMDTGGHREEALITAYDPGKRLATRTSTAEDGRFMAFEYLIEGRDGGSTVLRVVHSGMLGDDWQDEYDALRRGWPFHLNTLREYLTHFGGRTAVPVFAAAPTGSSSAQDVRAALARTLSLPTPVALGTAAHAEPAGLPPLDGVVVWADDERFEIRTSDGIYTFHQGPGIVLTFHHLFGADTDGAEDAWQQWLTGLLD from the coding sequence ATGACTCACCCGTTCGAGATCGAGCTGGAAACCGTCCTGCCGGCGAGCCCGGAACAGGTCTGGGAAGCGATCGCCACCGGACCAGGGGTCGACTCCTGGTTCATGGGCCGCAACCAGATCGAGGCGCGCGAGGGCGGGATCGCCGCGATGGACACCGGCGGCCACCGGGAGGAGGCGCTGATCACCGCCTACGACCCCGGCAAGCGCTTGGCCACCCGCACGTCCACCGCCGAGGACGGCCGGTTCATGGCCTTCGAGTACCTCATCGAAGGACGCGACGGCGGCAGCACAGTCCTGCGCGTCGTCCACAGCGGCATGCTCGGCGACGACTGGCAGGACGAGTACGACGCCCTGCGCCGCGGCTGGCCGTTCCACCTCAACACGCTCCGCGAGTACCTCACGCACTTCGGCGGACGCACCGCCGTCCCCGTCTTCGCCGCGGCACCGACCGGCAGCTCCTCGGCGCAGGACGTCCGGGCGGCGCTCGCCCGCACCCTGTCGCTCCCCACCCCGGTGGCCCTCGGCACAGCGGCGCACGCGGAGCCGGCGGGCCTGCCCCCGCTGGACGGCGTAGTGGTCTGGGCGGACGACGAGCGGTTCGAGATCCGCACCTCCGACGGCATCTACACCTTCCACCAGGGTCCCGGCATCGTCCTGACGTTCCATCACCTCTTCGGAGCGGACACCGACGGAGCAGAGGACGCCTGGCAGCAGTGGCTGACCGGGCTCCTCGACTGA
- a CDS encoding ArsR/SmtB family transcription factor, with the protein MLDVAVIEEPAAAGASLDPIRARILAALAEPGSAAMLATRLGLPRQKLNYHLKELERHGLVELVEERRKGNVTERIYRATAASYVISPSVLAALSPDPSRAPDQLSARWLLALGSRLVQEVGQLLTGAARAGRRVATFGIDAEVRFASAADRAAFAEELAQSVAALVSRYHDAAAPGGRSHRVLVGLHQIPTTPVTEGRATNAAGRTLATESEAGQEN; encoded by the coding sequence GTGCTGGACGTCGCTGTGATCGAAGAACCCGCTGCGGCCGGGGCATCCCTGGACCCGATCCGGGCCCGGATCCTCGCCGCCCTGGCCGAGCCCGGCTCGGCCGCCATGCTGGCCACCCGCTTGGGGCTGCCCCGGCAGAAGCTCAACTACCACCTGAAGGAGCTGGAGCGGCACGGACTGGTGGAGCTCGTCGAGGAGCGGCGCAAGGGCAACGTGACCGAGCGGATCTACCGCGCCACCGCCGCCTCCTACGTGATCTCCCCGAGCGTGCTCGCCGCCTTGAGCCCGGACCCGTCCCGTGCCCCCGACCAGCTCTCGGCCCGCTGGCTGCTGGCCCTGGGGTCGCGGCTGGTGCAGGAGGTCGGCCAGCTGCTGACCGGCGCGGCCCGCGCCGGGCGGCGGGTCGCCACCTTCGGCATCGACGCGGAGGTGCGGTTCGCCTCCGCGGCCGACCGGGCGGCGTTCGCCGAGGAACTCGCCCAGAGCGTGGCCGCCCTGGTCAGCCGCTACCACGACGCGGCCGCCCCGGGGGGCCGCAGCCACCGGGTGCTCGTCGGCCTGCACCAGATTCCCACCACGCCCGTCACCGAGGGCCGTGCCACGAACGCCGCCGGGCGGACCCTGGCAACGGAGTCCGAAGCCGGACAGGAGAACTGA
- a CDS encoding DinB family protein: MNANANEVPEQNLSPAWPAELDTRAPLPRVGDERETLTAFLDWHRATFELKLAGIAPQRLAEKSIDPSGLSLHGLIRHLAGVERWWFALQFAGQELPHLYYSDEEPEQDFEFTGADPAQDLAVWRAECDRSRAIVAAAPSLDALAAAPRGEEPISLRRIMVGMVAEYARHNGHADLLRERLDGSTGY, from the coding sequence ATGAATGCGAACGCGAACGAGGTTCCCGAGCAGAACCTCTCCCCGGCCTGGCCCGCCGAGCTCGACACCCGTGCGCCGCTGCCCCGGGTGGGCGACGAGCGGGAGACGCTGACGGCCTTCCTCGACTGGCACCGCGCCACCTTCGAGCTCAAGCTCGCCGGCATCGCGCCGCAGCGCCTCGCCGAGAAGAGCATCGACCCGTCCGGGCTCAGCCTGCACGGTCTGATCCGGCACCTGGCCGGGGTCGAGCGCTGGTGGTTCGCCCTGCAGTTCGCGGGCCAGGAGCTGCCGCACCTGTACTACTCCGACGAGGAGCCGGAACAGGACTTCGAGTTCACCGGCGCCGACCCGGCCCAGGACCTCGCCGTCTGGCGCGCCGAGTGCGACCGCTCCCGGGCGATCGTCGCGGCCGCGCCCTCGCTGGACGCACTGGCGGCGGCGCCGAGGGGCGAGGAGCCGATCTCGCTGCGCCGGATCATGGTCGGCATGGTCGCCGAGTACGCCCGACACAACGGGCACGCCGACCTGCTGCGCGAGCGGCTCGACGGTTCGACCGGCTACTGA